A portion of the Bdellovibrio bacteriovorus genome contains these proteins:
- the lpdA gene encoding dihydrolipoyl dehydrogenase: protein MSDTQFDLIIIGSGPGGYVGAIRAAQLGLKTAVIEKDKTYGGTCLNVGCIPSKALLQSSENYVAALHDFEGHGIKLSKVELDLKTMMSRKDKVVKQNTEGIAFLFKKNKITPFTGFGKIVAAGKVEVKDAEGKTQVLTTKNIVIATGSVPVELPFLKFDEKRIVSNTGALVLSEVPKSMIVVGGGVIGLELGSVWQRLGSKVTVIEYANRLGGATDPDCMTVLKRGLEKEGMSFMISTKVTGSKVANDGVEVTYEALTDGKTGSLKADVVLVATGRKPFTAGVGLEEMGIQKDPQGRIIVDHHYQTNVPGIYAIGDCIPGPMLAHKAEEEGVALAEMLAGGAGHVNYNTVPGVIYTHPEIATVGLTEEQCKEKGIEVAVGKFPFMANGRARAIGFSEGFVKIVADKKTDRILGAHMVGPSVSELIHEVVVCMEFGGSSEDLARSFHAHPTLSEAVREAALGVEKRTRQM, encoded by the coding sequence ATGAGCGATACACAATTTGATCTTATTATTATTGGTTCTGGCCCCGGTGGTTATGTCGGCGCGATTCGCGCAGCACAGCTGGGATTAAAAACAGCGGTCATTGAAAAAGACAAAACCTATGGCGGCACCTGCTTAAACGTGGGCTGCATTCCCTCGAAAGCCCTTTTACAGAGTTCAGAAAACTATGTCGCCGCCCTTCATGATTTTGAAGGACACGGCATCAAACTTTCTAAGGTCGAGCTGGATCTTAAAACCATGATGTCTCGTAAAGACAAAGTGGTAAAACAAAACACCGAAGGTATCGCCTTCTTATTTAAGAAAAATAAAATCACGCCTTTTACGGGTTTTGGCAAAATCGTCGCGGCTGGCAAGGTCGAAGTTAAAGATGCTGAAGGCAAAACCCAAGTTTTAACCACTAAGAACATCGTTATCGCGACCGGTTCTGTCCCGGTTGAATTGCCGTTCTTAAAGTTTGATGAAAAACGTATCGTCTCTAACACCGGCGCGTTGGTGTTATCGGAAGTCCCAAAATCCATGATTGTTGTCGGTGGTGGGGTTATCGGACTTGAATTAGGTTCGGTGTGGCAGCGCTTAGGTTCGAAAGTCACGGTGATTGAATATGCCAATCGTTTAGGTGGTGCCACTGATCCAGATTGCATGACGGTTCTTAAACGCGGTTTAGAAAAAGAAGGCATGAGCTTTATGATTTCTACGAAAGTCACAGGCTCTAAAGTGGCCAACGACGGCGTGGAAGTGACTTATGAAGCGTTGACCGACGGAAAAACGGGTTCATTAAAAGCGGACGTGGTTTTAGTGGCGACGGGAAGAAAACCCTTCACCGCCGGCGTGGGCCTTGAAGAAATGGGCATCCAAAAAGATCCTCAAGGTCGCATCATTGTTGATCACCACTATCAAACAAATGTTCCAGGCATTTATGCCATTGGCGACTGCATTCCAGGACCGATGCTAGCCCATAAAGCCGAAGAAGAAGGTGTCGCATTAGCGGAAATGCTGGCCGGTGGCGCAGGGCATGTGAATTACAACACCGTTCCTGGAGTTATTTATACGCATCCAGAAATTGCCACCGTGGGCTTAACAGAAGAACAATGCAAAGAAAAAGGCATTGAAGTGGCCGTCGGAAAATTTCCATTCATGGCCAATGGTCGCGCCCGCGCGATTGGTTTCAGCGAAGGATTTGTAAAGATCGTCGCGGATAAAAAAACAGATCGCATCTTGGGCGCCCACATGGTGGGGCCGTCAGTGTCTGAATTGATTCATGAAGTGGTTGTATGTATGGAGTTTGGCGGCAGCAGTGAAGATCTGGCCCGTTCATTCCACGCCCATCCGACCTTGAGCGAAGCGGTTCGCGAGGCCGCTTTGGGTGTTGAGAAACGCACTCGTCAGATGTAA
- the odhB gene encoding 2-oxoglutarate dehydrogenase complex dihydrolipoyllysine-residue succinyltransferase, producing the protein MKQEIKVPTVGESITEATIGSWTKKSGDFVKRNEILMLLETDKASVEVVAENDGVLTILPGAEAGSVVKIGATVATLDTDAKAPAAGAAAPAAEAKPAAQSAAPQASQSTGTQSTGKDMPLSPAVQRIVSEKNLDVGGMSGTGKDGRLTKGDVQDMPAGGAKPAAAPAAAASGGDTKPAKKEAAPLVSAADVLAPRGQSKQGDKKLVAMTTIRKRIAEKLKEAQNTSALLTTFNEIDMGKVMDLRAKYKDKFKEKYGLNLGFNGFFVKAVVEALKTYPAVNAWINGTDIEYHNYYNIGIAVSTEKGLMVPNVKDADMLSIAGIEMTIRDLALKGRDGKITPNDLGGGTFSITNGGVFGSLLSTPILNYPQSAILGLHKIQDRPVAIDGKVEIRPMMYVALTYDHRIIDGKEAVSFLVKVKELVEDPERLLLEI; encoded by the coding sequence ATGAAACAAGAAATCAAAGTTCCCACAGTTGGGGAATCCATCACTGAAGCGACGATCGGCAGCTGGACAAAAAAATCTGGCGACTTCGTCAAGCGCAATGAAATCTTGATGCTCCTTGAAACCGACAAGGCCAGCGTGGAAGTGGTTGCCGAAAATGACGGTGTTTTGACCATCCTTCCAGGAGCAGAGGCCGGATCTGTGGTTAAGATCGGTGCGACAGTGGCAACGTTAGATACAGATGCTAAAGCTCCCGCCGCGGGGGCCGCGGCTCCGGCAGCCGAAGCCAAACCAGCAGCTCAAAGTGCAGCTCCGCAAGCTTCTCAAAGCACAGGCACACAAAGCACGGGTAAAGACATGCCATTGTCACCAGCGGTGCAGAGAATTGTTTCTGAAAAGAATTTGGATGTCGGCGGGATGTCTGGCACGGGTAAAGACGGTCGCCTCACTAAAGGTGATGTTCAAGATATGCCAGCCGGTGGCGCAAAACCTGCGGCCGCCCCTGCTGCTGCTGCCTCGGGTGGCGATACAAAACCAGCTAAGAAAGAAGCGGCTCCTTTAGTAAGTGCTGCTGACGTATTGGCTCCTCGCGGTCAGAGCAAACAAGGCGATAAAAAACTTGTGGCGATGACAACCATCCGTAAACGTATTGCGGAAAAACTAAAAGAAGCACAAAATACCTCTGCGCTATTAACGACTTTCAATGAAATCGATATGGGCAAGGTCATGGACCTGCGTGCGAAATACAAAGACAAATTCAAAGAGAAATACGGATTGAATTTGGGCTTTAACGGCTTCTTTGTCAAAGCCGTGGTGGAAGCACTAAAAACTTACCCCGCAGTGAATGCTTGGATTAATGGCACCGACATCGAATACCACAATTACTATAACATCGGGATTGCGGTCTCGACAGAAAAAGGCTTGATGGTTCCAAACGTGAAAGATGCCGACATGCTTTCGATCGCCGGTATTGAAATGACGATCCGTGATCTTGCTTTAAAAGGCCGTGATGGAAAAATCACTCCGAACGATCTTGGTGGCGGAACATTCTCTATCACTAACGGGGGTGTTTTCGGATCCCTTCTTTCAACTCCGATCTTGAACTATCCTCAATCCGCAATCCTAGGTCTTCATAAAATCCAAGACCGTCCGGTAGCGATTGACGGTAAAGTTGAAATCCGTCCGATGATGTACGTGGCACTAACTTACGATCACCGCATTATCGACGGCAAAGAAGCCGTCAGCTTCTTAGTAAAAGTCAAAGAACTTGTAGAAGATCCAGAAAGACTTTTACTTGAGATTTAA